One genomic region from Thalassotalea sp. PS06 encodes:
- a CDS encoding PilX N-terminal domain-containing pilus assembly protein, whose translation MKGLYLKKHKSKQRGMAVLVMSIVLMILVSMVSIYLARAVLFEQKIVNNDFRGKATFEAAEAGLAIALEYLADGIDRDNDGIIDPVFDSNSDGIGDSASGTVGTANVTVSVTDITTGELSSLRVVSQAVSDDQSSTKTVTVTMQSLDPLPNHPDNPLTTRSSLDVNGSATIHNPEGHSTIWSGGDVDIGSNNSTATYVADPTDPNYPACMDVPRACQEIQTSNKETVGLDILEHDSDLANLSPAGIFENFFGMTPEAYKEMMATVIVDPANPAETRECPANTYAGCVENAMNKVIWYEGNLEINGGTVGCRSAVNGSNVCSSADEAPSILIINGDVEFKGSPHFYGVVFIMGTANASGNSTFHGAVISAGSFNSTSGSLDIHFNTGLLQKTRQGGPRTVAAGTWKDF comes from the coding sequence ATGAAAGGATTGTATCTTAAAAAACATAAAAGCAAGCAACGGGGGATGGCGGTGTTAGTCATGTCCATCGTGCTGATGATTTTGGTTTCCATGGTATCTATTTACCTGGCGCGCGCGGTTTTGTTTGAACAGAAAATTGTAAACAACGACTTTCGTGGTAAGGCAACATTCGAAGCTGCTGAAGCGGGTTTAGCGATTGCCTTGGAATACCTTGCCGATGGTATCGATCGAGATAATGATGGCATTATCGATCCGGTTTTTGACAGTAATTCCGATGGCATTGGTGATTCTGCATCTGGGACGGTTGGGACAGCAAACGTGACAGTGTCAGTTACCGATATAACCACTGGTGAACTGTCCTCATTGCGGGTTGTATCTCAGGCCGTCAGTGATGATCAGTCATCAACCAAGACAGTTACTGTCACCATGCAGTCACTAGACCCTTTACCAAACCACCCGGACAACCCTCTCACGACGCGCTCATCACTTGATGTAAATGGTTCTGCCACGATTCATAACCCAGAGGGGCATTCAACGATTTGGAGTGGCGGGGACGTTGATATTGGTTCTAATAACTCAACCGCAACCTATGTTGCTGATCCTACCGACCCAAACTATCCCGCTTGCATGGATGTGCCAAGAGCTTGTCAGGAAATTCAAACCTCAAATAAAGAAACCGTGGGTTTGGACATTCTCGAACATGACAGCGATTTGGCCAACCTCTCACCAGCGGGGATATTTGAAAACTTTTTTGGGATGACGCCGGAAGCTTACAAGGAAATGATGGCTACGGTTATTGTCGATCCCGCAAACCCTGCTGAAACTAGAGAATGCCCCGCCAATACCTATGCAGGCTGTGTGGAAAATGCCATGAACAAGGTTATTTGGTACGAAGGTAATCTTGAGATTAATGGCGGTACCGTTGGTTGCAGAAGTGCTGTCAATGGCTCCAATGTCTGTTCCAGTGCTGACGAGGCACCGTCAATTTTAATCATTAATGGTGATGTTGAATTTAAAGGCTCACCGCATTTTTATGGGGTGGTTTTCATCATGGGAACCGCAAACGCTTCAGGTAATTCCACCTTTCACGGGGCGGTCATATCT
- a CDS encoding Tfp pilus assembly protein FimT/FimU, giving the protein MANNPHFLVAQTPLSESLGDRNVSPMAVLNQHSFKKGVFIRGFSIIELMVTLAIISLLALVAVPSFVKSFQARNLVAATEDLYGYLQQARVESLSRSKPIYLNLSGLGTTEWAYGLNLESTCNPEIVSNQEPFACVLMVDNGDDNFNAVDDNVLSRMDASQYRDISLSGSTASVSFDPVRGTVSENLVITFFNEDQQSTKITLSRIGNISICSNQLADYQECKG; this is encoded by the coding sequence ATGGCTAATAACCCCCACTTTTTAGTCGCTCAAACACCGCTTTCTGAATCCTTGGGCGACAGAAACGTTTCTCCCATGGCTGTGCTAAATCAACACAGTTTTAAGAAGGGCGTATTTATACGTGGCTTCAGTATTATCGAATTAATGGTTACCTTAGCGATCATTTCATTATTAGCTTTGGTTGCCGTGCCTTCCTTTGTTAAAAGTTTTCAAGCCAGAAACCTGGTGGCAGCTACCGAAGATTTGTACGGTTATCTGCAGCAGGCTCGCGTTGAATCCTTGTCCAGGTCAAAACCTATATATTTGAACTTATCGGGTCTGGGTACCACTGAATGGGCTTATGGCCTGAATCTCGAGTCTACCTGTAACCCTGAAATTGTAAGCAATCAGGAGCCTTTCGCCTGTGTATTAATGGTTGATAATGGTGATGATAATTTTAATGCGGTTGATGACAATGTGCTAAGCCGAATGGATGCCAGCCAGTATCGAGATATCAGTCTCTCTGGCTCTACAGCTTCTGTTTCCTTTGACCCGGTTCGTGGCACCGTCAGTGAAAACCTGGTTATCACGTTTTTCAATGAAGACCAGCAAAGTACAAAAATAACCTTGTCGAGAATCGGCAATATCAGCATCTGTTCGAATCAACTTGCGGATTATCAGGAATGCAAGGGATGA
- a CDS encoding type IV pilin protein: MKNNQKGFTLIELMMVVAIISILSILVYPAYQDSVRKARRSDAHTGMMSLMLAQQKMRGNCPFYAQAFGSANSCGVSGSASTVKGSSTSQEGYYSFALSNASGNSYTITASALGAQASDAGCTSITLTVNASNPKGLKAPTDCW; this comes from the coding sequence ATGAAAAATAATCAAAAGGGCTTCACTCTCATTGAGTTGATGATGGTTGTAGCGATTATCAGTATTCTTAGCATACTGGTATATCCTGCATATCAGGACTCAGTCAGAAAAGCCCGACGCAGTGACGCCCATACAGGCATGATGTCGTTAATGCTGGCGCAGCAGAAAATGCGAGGCAATTGTCCGTTTTATGCACAGGCTTTTGGCAGTGCAAACAGCTGCGGTGTGTCGGGCAGTGCCAGCACGGTAAAAGGCAGTAGCACGAGTCAGGAAGGCTACTATTCTTTTGCATTAAGCAATGCCAGCGGCAATAGCTATACCATTACTGCCTCGGCTCTCGGAGCTCAGGCTAGTGATGCCGGCTGTACTAGCATCACGTTGACCGTAAATGCCAGCAATCCTAAAGGCCTCAAGGCCCCAACAGACTGCTGGTAA
- a CDS encoding prepilin-type N-terminal cleavage/methylation domain-containing protein, whose protein sequence is MKNNKNSFGFSLIEVLIAVAILSVGLLGVAVFQGELINSSAENKARAEALALAQARMEEMRNYTDTVSDVSEFNTLFTATTGFANTSSHNGVHAVFSRQESIAQASETKQIAIKVSWENGTGVSEEVIIQSELGFKSPALVGELDDYDANGPMVRSATGRAELGEGEVLATDSVDLAANGDLTGLLDRGDGDLRLTNGDQTGDDVVLTLKDACELDTNGDRTDLPCTGFVEISGRVYIDTATQSKVAPGDIYVKASDAAYCQRYYYDGSGKVAVVDSETTSAHITANSDYKYYEYTCYLGGGWHGNIGLVLEGGISRNDKVCMGDPTSVNPWEDTEIAGRRVYRGMAYDFTDDTNTTKLRDANGDIIYYSIGVADALILPPEGGAGHDFILSGMGPGDNDGDLCTSEGIMVRTDATVGGIPGGLFTGMPNDFFCLNTNSAYVDQLKLDTFGYAIDNFCPFDPSDPPSERHILQGVVNLTADSFWEDNLYRTGVNTSDGLGNCRRNYWTKTDNVYSLYYECDIYDWGNGWTGFVQITPDTSVFSCSTLKQNFADVTGDQTISEFNCANDDTGKGTVTIKGNITQTAGNVGAITISDASGSCLTSSDGSSYSCTSAEFDSVLQWSGDVMYSAAKNKNQVCIGAVSGATPTTNISGKSATIGFTNVNSGTIYVDITIGDNKSC, encoded by the coding sequence ATGAAAAACAATAAAAATAGTTTTGGATTTAGTTTAATCGAGGTATTGATTGCCGTAGCAATCTTATCGGTGGGGCTACTCGGTGTCGCAGTATTTCAGGGTGAACTTATTAACTCAAGTGCCGAGAATAAAGCCCGAGCAGAAGCTCTCGCATTAGCACAGGCTCGCATGGAAGAGATGCGTAATTACACTGATACGGTTAGTGATGTAAGTGAGTTTAATACCCTGTTCACCGCCACGACCGGATTTGCCAATACCTCCTCTCACAATGGTGTGCATGCGGTATTTTCCCGTCAGGAAAGTATTGCTCAGGCGAGTGAGACCAAGCAAATTGCTATTAAAGTGAGCTGGGAAAATGGTACAGGTGTTTCCGAAGAGGTCATTATTCAAAGTGAGCTCGGCTTTAAATCGCCAGCATTAGTCGGGGAATTGGATGACTATGATGCCAATGGTCCTATGGTTCGTTCGGCAACGGGACGAGCAGAGCTTGGTGAAGGTGAGGTTTTGGCGACGGATTCGGTGGATCTGGCAGCCAATGGCGATTTGACCGGTTTATTGGATCGTGGCGACGGCGATTTACGATTAACCAATGGTGATCAAACCGGGGACGATGTGGTTTTAACCCTGAAAGATGCCTGTGAATTAGATACCAATGGTGATCGAACCGATCTCCCTTGCACTGGTTTCGTAGAAATTTCCGGCCGCGTGTACATTGATACCGCAACTCAAAGTAAAGTTGCGCCCGGGGATATCTATGTAAAAGCATCAGATGCTGCCTATTGTCAGCGCTATTACTACGACGGCAGTGGCAAGGTTGCAGTCGTAGACTCTGAAACAACTTCAGCACATATTACCGCTAACAGTGATTACAAATATTATGAATATACCTGTTATCTCGGCGGCGGTTGGCACGGTAACATCGGATTAGTCTTAGAAGGAGGCATTAGCCGTAATGATAAGGTCTGTATGGGTGACCCGACATCAGTAAACCCATGGGAAGATACGGAAATAGCCGGGCGTCGAGTTTACCGGGGTATGGCATATGATTTTACCGATGACACCAATACCACCAAATTAAGAGATGCCAATGGCGACATCATTTATTACTCCATCGGCGTGGCTGATGCACTAATTTTGCCACCAGAAGGTGGTGCTGGCCATGACTTCATACTTTCGGGCATGGGGCCTGGTGACAATGATGGTGACCTTTGCACCAGTGAAGGCATCATGGTTAGAACCGATGCTACCGTGGGGGGGATCCCTGGCGGATTGTTTACAGGCATGCCGAACGATTTCTTTTGTCTGAATACCAACTCCGCTTATGTCGATCAGTTAAAACTTGATACGTTCGGCTACGCGATTGACAACTTCTGCCCATTTGATCCTTCAGATCCGCCGTCAGAGCGTCATATATTGCAAGGTGTTGTTAATTTAACTGCTGATAGCTTCTGGGAAGATAATTTGTATCGAACCGGGGTAAATACATCCGATGGTTTAGGTAATTGCCGGAGAAATTACTGGACGAAAACCGATAATGTATACAGCTTGTATTATGAGTGCGATATTTATGATTGGGGCAATGGTTGGACAGGTTTTGTTCAGATCACACCAGATACATCCGTATTCTCGTGTTCGACGTTAAAGCAAAATTTCGCCGATGTAACAGGCGATCAGACCATTTCTGAGTTTAACTGTGCTAATGACGATACAGGTAAAGGAACGGTTACCATCAAAGGTAATATCACCCAAACGGCGGGTAACGTCGGAGCAATAACAATTTCAGATGCTTCAGGCAGTTGTTTGACTAGCTCCGATGGAAGCAGTTATTCTTGCACTAGTGCGGAATTCGATTCTGTGCTTCAGTGGAGCGGCGATGTGATGTATTCGGCGGCGAAAAACAAGAATCAAGTCTGTATCGGCGCTGTTAGTGGCGCAACACCAACAACAAATATTAGTGGTAAATCTGCGACTATCGGATTCACTAATGTGAATAGTGGTACTATCTACGTGGATATCACCATTGGTGACAACAAAAGTTGTTAG
- a CDS encoding PilX N-terminal domain-containing pilus assembly protein, whose amino-acid sequence MKNQAGMAVLAVSVVLVILVTLVSLFLSRTILFEQKMVNNDFKSKSTFESAEAGLAIALEYLANGIDRNNDGVIDFVFDSNGDGIGDSATGVVGQANVVVTVSEVNAGDITSLAVVSEATSLDDASVKVVTTTMQSLDPLPNHPDNPLTTRGNLDVNGSATVHNPEGHSTIWSGGDVDIGSNNSTATYIADPTDSGYPGCMDIPRACSEIQTSNKETVGLDILEHDSDLYNLTPAGIFENFFGMSPEAYKELMASMVVDPSNPSESVGCSANSYDACVAGSTNEVIWFEGDVEINGGTVGCRSSVNGSNVCANADEAPTILIIDGNATFKGSPHFYGVVFIMGDASASGNSTFHGAVITGGSLNSTSGSLDIHFNTGLLKKTRENGPRTVASGSWRDF is encoded by the coding sequence ATGAAGAATCAAGCAGGCATGGCTGTGCTCGCCGTATCCGTTGTTTTGGTGATATTGGTGACCCTGGTATCTTTGTTTCTCTCTCGAACCATTTTGTTTGAACAAAAAATGGTGAATAACGATTTCAAATCGAAATCCACATTTGAAAGCGCGGAAGCCGGTTTGGCCATAGCACTTGAATATTTGGCCAATGGTATCGATAGAAACAATGATGGTGTTATTGATTTCGTTTTTGATTCTAATGGCGACGGTATTGGTGACTCGGCTACCGGCGTCGTTGGCCAGGCCAACGTCGTAGTGACCGTCAGTGAAGTAAACGCCGGTGATATTACCTCACTTGCGGTGGTGTCTGAAGCAACCAGCTTGGATGATGCATCCGTTAAAGTTGTTACGACAACAATGCAATCTTTAGATCCCTTGCCTAATCACCCGGACAACCCGCTTACGACCCGTGGTAACCTGGATGTTAATGGTTCAGCTACAGTGCACAACCCTGAAGGTCACAGTACCATCTGGAGCGGCGGAGATGTTGACATAGGATCAAACAACTCAACAGCTACGTATATTGCGGATCCTACGGATTCAGGCTATCCGGGCTGTATGGATATTCCAAGAGCTTGTTCGGAAATTCAGACATCGAACAAGGAAACGGTTGGCCTTGATATTCTTGAGCATGATTCCGATTTGTACAACTTAACCCCTGCCGGAATTTTCGAAAACTTTTTTGGCATGTCTCCAGAGGCTTATAAAGAGCTAATGGCGTCAATGGTTGTAGATCCAAGTAACCCTTCCGAGTCTGTGGGCTGCTCAGCAAATAGCTATGATGCTTGTGTCGCGGGTTCGACAAACGAAGTGATCTGGTTTGAAGGCGATGTCGAAATTAACGGTGGAACTGTCGGATGTCGCTCTTCAGTTAACGGAAGCAATGTTTGTGCAAATGCCGACGAAGCTCCGACCATTTTAATTATTGATGGCAATGCCACCTTTAAAGGCAGCCCTCATTTTTACGGTGTCGTTTTTATTATGGGTGACGCGAGTGCCAGTGGTAATTCAACCTTTCATGGTGCAGTTATTACTGGTGGTAGCCTCAACTCAACAAGTGGTAGTTTAGATATTCATTTTAATACTGGGTTATTAAAGAAAACCCGTGAAAATGGTCCCAGAACCGTCGCCTCAGGCAGCTGGCGCGATTTCTGA
- a CDS encoding PilW family protein yields MKRIANNKGFTILELLIGMVIGVTVLAGATYVYVTIVSSSASTLKASKLNTQVMSMMSIMVNDVRRAGYWSTFTETPSSNPFSQIDNTAVTVLDSMASDTPVALGTNADGQCITFSYDQNENGVLDTDLEHFGYRLNAGNIEIRTAGAVSDGDSCASGTWSALSDDELYTINRLSFNSQDSACINTREPDGIDNDGAAGIDDDDERDCYSQVPTAGSGDTTVETRDIQITISASLKNDPDVTTSITQSVRVRNDWIRIR; encoded by the coding sequence ATGAAACGAATAGCTAACAATAAGGGCTTCACAATATTAGAGCTATTGATTGGTATGGTAATAGGGGTGACAGTCCTTGCCGGCGCAACCTATGTCTATGTCACCATAGTTTCCAGTAGTGCTTCGACCTTAAAAGCCAGTAAACTCAATACTCAGGTAATGAGTATGATGAGTATCATGGTCAATGACGTTCGCCGCGCTGGCTATTGGTCCACCTTTACCGAAACGCCTTCGTCGAATCCCTTTAGCCAAATTGATAATACTGCCGTAACTGTCTTAGATTCAATGGCTAGTGATACTCCTGTTGCGTTAGGCACAAATGCCGATGGTCAGTGCATCACTTTTTCTTATGATCAGAATGAAAATGGCGTGTTAGATACGGATCTCGAGCATTTCGGTTATCGATTAAATGCCGGCAATATCGAGATACGCACAGCGGGTGCAGTTTCCGATGGTGATAGTTGCGCCAGCGGTACCTGGTCGGCGTTAAGCGATGATGAACTCTACACCATTAATAGACTTTCATTTAATAGTCAGGATTCTGCATGCATAAACACCAGGGAGCCCGACGGTATAGATAATGATGGTGCTGCCGGAATTGATGATGATGATGAACGGGACTGCTATTCGCAGGTTCCAACCGCAGGCAGTGGTGATACCACTGTAGAGACCAGAGATATTCAAATTACTATCTCTGCCTCGTTAAAAAATGACCCAGATGTAACTACGTCGATAACCCAATCGGTGCGGGTCCGTAATGATTGGATAAGAATAAGGTAA
- a CDS encoding GspH/FimT family pseudopilin → MKKVRGITLIELIISMAIIAILALVAAPSFVKNMENRNLAGAAETLYSHLQLARSESLLRSEDVVFSVAGMDSTSWAFGINELTGCDPTVTNNAATNACVLQIDDGDGTFVAANDNVLHQIDGAEFTDVTMKMQVISGTAGNSITFDPARGTTDGARQYTLTNASGSSVQISLSLIGNVKLCSDDLPDYRSCS, encoded by the coding sequence ATGAAAAAAGTACGTGGTATAACCCTCATTGAACTCATCATTTCGATGGCAATCATCGCAATTTTGGCTTTGGTTGCAGCTCCAAGTTTTGTAAAAAACATGGAGAATCGTAATTTAGCCGGAGCGGCAGAAACCTTATATTCTCACCTGCAGCTAGCCAGATCTGAGTCTCTGTTAAGATCAGAAGATGTGGTGTTTTCTGTAGCCGGTATGGATTCAACATCCTGGGCATTTGGTATTAATGAGTTAACGGGCTGCGATCCAACCGTGACCAACAATGCCGCAACTAACGCCTGTGTTCTGCAAATTGATGATGGCGATGGCACCTTTGTTGCTGCCAATGACAATGTACTGCATCAGATTGATGGCGCGGAATTTACTGACGTTACCATGAAGATGCAAGTAATAAGCGGCACTGCGGGCAATTCTATCACCTTTGATCCTGCCCGGGGTACGACAGACGGGGCTCGTCAATACACACTAACCAATGCGTCAGGAAGCAGCGTGCAAATCTCTCTTTCTCTTATTGGCAATGTAAAACTTTGTTCAGATGATTTGCCCGATTACAGGAGCTGCAGTTAA
- a CDS encoding prepilin-type N-terminal cleavage/methylation domain-containing protein, with product MKIIASKQTSHNSGFSLIEVLVVLMLFAISILGISKFQLASSFYQKQGQYQFAAQQALMNISTAIIRNHHALSSYQAANNNPNSTFINCSQQTCNDNQLAYHDLASVRAHIEKIPNVTLSITEQQDQVKITVFWQEKTPTSPLSECILPRDPGLHCSQLMLLMSD from the coding sequence ATGAAAATCATTGCTTCTAAACAGACCTCTCACAACAGCGGCTTTAGCCTCATTGAAGTTCTGGTGGTGTTGATGTTGTTTGCTATCAGTATTCTCGGTATTAGTAAATTTCAGCTCGCCAGTAGCTTTTACCAAAAACAGGGGCAATATCAATTTGCCGCTCAACAGGCGTTGATGAATATCAGTACCGCAATTATCAGGAATCATCATGCGTTGAGTAGCTATCAGGCAGCAAATAACAACCCAAATTCGACATTCATTAATTGCAGTCAACAAACCTGTAACGATAACCAGCTCGCCTACCATGACCTAGCGTCCGTTCGCGCCCATATTGAAAAGATTCCCAATGTAACTCTGTCCATTACCGAACAACAGGATCAGGTGAAAATCACCGTATTCTGGCAGGAAAAAACGCCAACATCACCACTTAGTGAGTGCATATTGCCACGTGACCCGGGATTACACTGTAGTCAATTGATGCTGTTGATGAGTGACTAA
- a CDS encoding PilW family protein has protein sequence MRITNTKLQSNMAGISLVETMICLVIGLFILSLTVNTFVAINKQHFLTQQQSQLQQNLRFANHVLKSNLQKIQYWHGLIPFIDMSGSLAGDINLQMDCDRGQIDWSIRATHTIRVSNNTLGNYRCINSSTFKGSDVLTLRYLQEEAVKPDSHYPYIRLSRNQAKIFHYQDSDTAENQFPVNDVRSYQLVTQSFYIAKTSRYCNGKSIPALYRQTVVNGLPRTEELISGIEQLEIELITRTPEISNSWQVVNAELVANWQHVVGVNIMLIARSDCEVSNIAKDRRIEGVASFYYQDGYLRETSFLSVDLSSS, from the coding sequence ATGCGTATAACCAACACAAAGCTACAATCGAATATGGCCGGTATCAGCCTCGTCGAAACCATGATTTGCCTGGTCATAGGCCTGTTTATCTTATCGTTAACGGTGAATACATTCGTTGCGATAAATAAGCAACACTTCCTAACGCAACAGCAAAGTCAGTTGCAACAAAACCTGCGATTTGCCAACCATGTATTGAAATCAAACCTGCAAAAAATTCAATACTGGCATGGCCTTATACCTTTCATCGACATGAGTGGCTCGCTAGCCGGTGATATTAATCTGCAAATGGATTGCGACCGCGGTCAAATCGATTGGAGCATCCGTGCAACGCATACTATTCGAGTGTCGAATAATACACTTGGCAATTACCGCTGCATCAATTCATCGACTTTCAAAGGTTCCGATGTTTTGACACTCAGATATCTGCAGGAAGAGGCTGTCAAGCCTGATAGTCATTATCCTTATATTCGCCTGTCTCGAAATCAAGCTAAGATTTTTCATTATCAGGATAGCGACACTGCGGAAAACCAATTCCCTGTTAACGATGTAAGAAGCTATCAACTGGTGACCCAGTCTTTCTACATCGCCAAAACCAGTCGCTATTGTAATGGCAAATCAATTCCTGCCTTGTATCGACAAACCGTAGTGAATGGTTTGCCGAGAACCGAAGAGCTGATTAGCGGTATAGAACAGTTGGAAATCGAGCTGATAACCAGAACCCCTGAAATTAGCAACAGCTGGCAGGTAGTAAATGCTGAACTTGTCGCTAACTGGCAGCATGTTGTTGGTGTCAATATCATGCTGATTGCTCGCTCTGATTGTGAAGTCAGCAACATCGCTAAAGACCGCAGGATTGAGGGAGTAGCTTCATTTTATTATCAGGATGGTTATTTACGTGAAACGTCGTTTTTATCCGTTGACTTATCGAGTTCATAG
- a CDS encoding type IV pilin protein produces MNKSSAFTLLELLVVVMIIAILSTMLMPSFQKAWLKSYRSLATQTLYKIALWQEQQLALTGEYQNTLPDNFSKQTASRYQLSLEVKTHAQDSEDYFKITAEAISTQTKDTECRTFSLDTYGETLALDSNSAPTPQCWR; encoded by the coding sequence ATGAATAAAAGCAGCGCTTTTACTTTACTCGAACTGTTAGTCGTTGTGATGATTATTGCCATTTTATCAACCATGTTGATGCCTAGTTTTCAAAAAGCCTGGCTGAAGAGTTATCGAAGCTTAGCAACGCAAACACTATATAAGATTGCCCTTTGGCAGGAGCAACAGCTGGCATTGACCGGGGAATATCAAAATACGCTTCCGGACAATTTTTCTAAGCAAACCGCCAGTCGATACCAGTTAAGTCTGGAAGTCAAAACCCATGCGCAGGACAGTGAAGACTACTTTAAAATTACCGCTGAAGCGATTTCGACCCAAACTAAAGATACCGAGTGTAGGACGTTTAGTTTAGATACTTATGGTGAGACATTAGCATTAGACAGTAATTCAGCGCCTACACCTCAATGCTGGCGTTAA
- a CDS encoding GspH/FimT family pseudopilin, with protein MRTNLFRPLGFTLIELLIVIAIITVLATLAIPSFNRLYLTSLSTAEMYKWQSVFNQGKQTAISNNKRVKICPSSDQRQCHRNWHQGGVLFADVNQDNVRSLSETLFKFIQASPRGFAINWNSFQNKDYLQFEPTGFTHSQNGTLLICSDNGRLFHRALIVSRSGRIRHSRDYNGDGIHETSQGVNIPCGN; from the coding sequence ATGCGCACAAACTTATTCAGACCACTTGGCTTTACGTTAATTGAACTCCTTATCGTCATTGCCATTATCACCGTGTTGGCGACACTAGCTATCCCTAGTTTTAACCGATTATATTTAACCTCATTATCTACGGCAGAGATGTATAAATGGCAGTCGGTATTTAACCAGGGCAAACAAACGGCAATCAGCAACAATAAACGGGTAAAGATATGTCCGAGCAGCGATCAGCGCCAATGTCATCGAAACTGGCATCAAGGAGGAGTATTATTTGCTGATGTTAATCAGGACAATGTCCGCTCCCTGTCTGAAACACTTTTTAAGTTTATCCAGGCCAGCCCCAGGGGCTTCGCCATTAATTGGAATTCGTTTCAAAATAAAGATTACCTGCAGTTTGAACCGACAGGCTTTACCCACAGCCAAAATGGAACCTTGTTAATTTGTTCGGATAATGGACGCCTGTTTCATCGCGCTCTAATCGTAAGTCGCTCAGGGCGTATCAGGCATTCCAGAGATTATAATGGCGACGGTATTCACGAAACCAGTCAAGGGGTTAATATTCCCTGCGGTAATTAG
- the ispH gene encoding 4-hydroxy-3-methylbut-2-enyl diphosphate reductase — protein MEIILANPRGFCAGVDRAISIVDRALDLFDAPIYVRHEVVHNKFVVNGLKQRGAIFVDELDEVPDDNTVIFSAHGVSKAVRQEAKNRGLKVFDATCPLVTKVHMEVTRASRKNHECVLIGHAGHPEVEGTMGQYESDVGGIYLVESVDDVATLEVKNPDVLFFCSQTTLSVDDTSEVVDALKAKFPKIEGPRKDDICYATQNRQDAVRSIASKTDLLLVVGAKNSSNSNRLRELAEKMGTTSYLIDGADDIDVNWIEGIEKVGVTAGASAPEILVSNVVNKLKEFGGTVVIENPGREETTVFAVPAELR, from the coding sequence ATGGAAATTATATTAGCGAACCCCAGAGGGTTTTGTGCCGGTGTCGACCGCGCCATAAGCATTGTTGACCGGGCATTGGATTTATTCGATGCGCCCATTTACGTGCGCCATGAAGTGGTACACAACAAGTTTGTGGTTAATGGCCTAAAACAACGTGGGGCGATTTTTGTCGATGAGTTGGACGAAGTACCAGACGACAACACGGTCATTTTTTCCGCCCATGGTGTATCCAAAGCGGTACGTCAGGAAGCAAAAAATCGTGGGCTAAAAGTATTTGATGCAACCTGTCCGTTAGTCACCAAAGTGCATATGGAAGTAACTCGCGCCTCGCGCAAAAACCATGAATGTGTATTGATTGGTCATGCCGGTCACCCCGAGGTGGAAGGTACGATGGGGCAATACGAGAGCGACGTAGGCGGTATCTATTTAGTTGAATCGGTAGACGATGTAGCAACGCTGGAAGTGAAAAACCCTGATGTGTTGTTTTTCTGTAGCCAGACAACCCTATCTGTTGACGATACCTCGGAAGTTGTCGATGCCTTAAAGGCTAAGTTTCCAAAGATTGAAGGCCCTCGTAAAGACGATATCTGTTATGCAACTCAAAACCGCCAGGATGCGGTACGATCAATCGCCAGCAAAACCGATTTGTTGTTAGTGGTAGGCGCAAAAAATAGTTCGAATTCGAATCGACTGCGTGAACTGGCTGAGAAGATGGGAACGACTTCTTATTTAATTGATGGTGCCGATGATATCGATGTTAATTGGATTGAAGGCATTGAGAAAGTTGGCGTGACTGCTGGTGCATCAGCGCCAGAAATCCTGGTATCTAATGTGGTCAATAAACTCAAAGAGTTTGGTGGTACTGTTGTTATAGAAAACCCTGGTCGCGAAGAAACTACCGTGTTTGCGGTTCCCGCAGAATTGCGTTAA